Proteins encoded in a region of the Suncus etruscus isolate mSunEtr1 chromosome 1, mSunEtr1.pri.cur, whole genome shotgun sequence genome:
- the NEIL1 gene encoding LOW QUALITY PROTEIN: endonuclease 8-like 1 (The sequence of the model RefSeq protein was modified relative to this genomic sequence to represent the inferred CDS: deleted 1 base in 1 codon) produces the protein MPEGPELHLASLFVNQACRGLVFGGRVEKSPVSRNPEVPFESSAYRISAAARGKELRLTLRPLPGAQPAREPLHLVFRFGMSGSFQLVPSDALPRHAHLRFYTAPPESPQALCFVDIRRFGRWDLSGQWQPGRGPCVLAEYEQFRENVLRNLADKAFDRPICEALLDQRFFNGIGNYLRAEILYRSVGRRGHQGWGGRCVSHDPLLNTASSLLPRCRLRIPPFEKARTVLEALQQRRPSPELTLSQKIKAKIQNPDLLELCHSVPKEVVALGGKGYGQELGEDDFAPFRAWLRCYGLSGMSFLRDRHKRTIWFQGDPGPLAPKGGKSRKKKTKAAQRSLEDTVEGPLSPPPPIGPGKTPARPRRSRRGHPEQNGVQQPAEVSPQHAPEEPPVPKKGKKRRGPPSAPPSRAVSAGQRKPRKIKADTPASAS, from the exons ATGCCCGAGGGCCCCGAGTTGCACCTGGCCAGCCTCTTCGTGAACCAGGCGTGCCGCGGGCTGGTGTTCGGTGGGCGCGTGGAGAAGTCGCCCGTCAGCCGAAACCCCGAGGTGCCCTTTGAGAGCAGCGCCTACCGCATCTCGGCCGCTGCCCGCGGCAAGGAGCTGCGCCTGACCCTGAGGCCCCTGCCCGGGGCCCAGCCTGCTCGCGAGCCGCTGCACCTGGTCTTCCGCTTCGGCATGTCCGGCTCCTTCCAGCTGGTGCCCAGCGACGCGCTGCCCCGCCACGCCCACCTGCGCTTTTACACGGCTCCCCCGGAGTCCCCGCAGGCCCTCTGTTTCGTGGACATCCGCCGCTTTGGCCGCTGGGACCTCAGCGGCCAGTGGCAACCGGGCCGTGGGCCTTGTGTCTTGGCGGAATATGAGCAGTTCAG AGAGAACGTGTTACGAAACCTGGCGGACAAGGCCTTTGACCGGCCCATCTGTGAGGCCCTCTTGGACCAGCGGTTCTTCAATGGCATTGGCAACTATCTGAGGGCAGAGATCCTGTACCGGTCAGTAGGCAGGCGTGGACACCAGGGCTGGGGTGGGCGGTGTGTATCC CACGATCCCCTGCTGAACACAGCCTCCTCTCTCCTGCCCCGCTGCAGGCTGAGAATACCCCCTTTTGAGAAGGCTCGCACAGTCCTGGAGGCACTGCAGCAGCGCAGGCCG AGCCCAGAACTGACCCTGAGTCAGAAGATCAAGGCCAAGATACAGAACCCAGATCTGCTGGAGCTGTGTCACTCAGTGCCCAAGGAGGTGGTGGCGCTGG GGGGCAAAGGCTATGGGCAGGAGCTCGGGGAGGACGACTTTGCTCCCTTCCGAGCCTGGCTACGCTGCTATGGTCTGTCAGGCATGAGCTTCTTGAGGGACCGGCACAAGCGTACCATCTGGTTCCAG GGGGATCCTGGACCTCTGGCACCTAAAG GGGGCAAATCccgaaagaaaaaaaccaaagcagCACAGAGAAGTCTTGAAGACACAGTGGAG GGACCCTTGTCTCCTCCACCACCTATCGGTCCCGGCAAGACACCTGCCAGGCCGCGAAGGTCACGAAGAGGCCATCCTGAGCAAAATGGAGTGCAGCAGCCTGCAGAGGTCAGCCCTCAGCATGCACCTGAAGAACCCCCAGTgcctaagaaaggaaaaaagaggaggggGCCTCCTTCTGCACCCCCTTCGAGGGCCGTCAGTGCAG GCCAACGCAAGCCCCGAAAGATTAAGGCTGACACCCCTGCCTCAGCCTCTTAG